One genomic segment of Linepithema humile isolate Giens D197 chromosome 5, Lhum_UNIL_v1.0, whole genome shotgun sequence includes these proteins:
- the LOC105671016 gene encoding N-acetylgalactosaminyltransferase 6-like, with amino-acid sequence MRRNVISLIKFFFLAAFTVFLTVVVFRYMRTPPNRQILTSFDASAAVAVGQRNPGDNNRENDERLNQDLNDKIDWHDYKKIEEENKRTGMGEQGKPAFLSPSLDARKEKLYQVNGFNAALSDEISMNRSVPDIRHPDCKKKKYLRNLDPVSVIVSFHNEHFSTLLRTCLSVINRSPPFLLEEIILVDDASTKVELKKKLDDYVAQHLPKVSIVRLPKRSGLIRGRLAGAKRARAKVLVFLDSHSEANVNWLPPLLEPIALDYRTCVCPFIDVIAYETFEYRAQDEGARGAFDWELYYKRLPLLPEDLKRPSEPFKSPIMAGGLFAISAKFFWELGGYDPGLDIWGGEQYELSFKIWQCGGQMYDAPCSRVGHIYRKFPPFPNPGRGDFLGKNYKRVAEVWMDEYAEYIYKRRPHLRTLDPGDLSEQKTLRARLRCKSFNWFIKNIAFDLIEIYPPIEPDDFAYGEIRNMAATELCLDSKKRKRDELIVVDTCMKDDPKVSGEQEFRLTWHKDIRPKDRTDCLDVSRGEEKAPVSLYPCHGKQGNQLWRYDVEKQWLQHGYSSRCLDVDPGGKKVFVTACNKSSPTQKWRIEQVNMKAINNWENIGPKFK; translated from the exons ATGAGGCGAAACGTGATCAGTTTGATCAAGTTCTTCTTTCTGGCGGCCTTTACGGTGTTCCTGACCGTCGTGGTGTTTCGTTACATGCGGACGCCGCCTAACCGTCAAATATTGACGTCTTTCGACGCTTCGGCAGCTGTTGCCGTCGGTCAGAGAAATCCCGGGGACAACAATAGAGAGAACGACGAACGTCTGAATCAG gatttaaatgacaaaattgATTGGCATGACTACAAGAAGATCGAGGAAGAGAACAAACGAACTGGAATGGGAGAACAAGGAAAGCCAGCCTTCCTTTCTCCATCTCTCGATGCACGGAAAGAAAAGTTGTATCAAGTAAACGGATTCAATGCTGCTCTCAGCGATGAGATCTCGATGAATCGTTCAGTGCCTGATATCCGCCATCCAGattgtaaaaagaagaaatatttgagaaatctAGATCCTGTTTCTGTGATAGTGTCTTTCCACAACGAGCATTTCAGCACGCTGCTGCGAACTTGCTTGAGCGTGATCAATCGCTCGCCGCCTTTTCTCCTGGAGGAGATCATATTGGTCGACGATGCCAGCACGAAAGTGGAATTGAAGAAGAAGCTAGACGACTATGTTGCTCAGCACTTGCCAAAGGTATCGATCGTGCGATTACCAAAACGTTCAGGATTAATTAGGGGCCGATTAGCGGGCGCGAAGAGGGCCAGAGCGAAGGTCCTCGTGTTCTTGGACTCGCACAGCGAGGCTAATGTGAATTGGCTGCCGCCGTTGCTAGAGCCGATCGCGCTGGATTACAGAACCTGCGTTTGTCCGTTCATCGATGTGATAGCTTACGAGACCTTCGAGTACAGAGCACAAGATGAAGGCGCTCGAGGAGCGTTTGATTGGGAATTGTACTACAAGAGGCTGCCGCTGCTACCGGAGGACTTGAAGAGACCCTCGGAGCCGTTCAAGAGTCCCATTATGGCTGGCGGTCTGTTCGCCATCAGCGCCAAGTTCTTCTGGGAATTGGGCGGTTACGATCCAGGCTTGGACATATGGGGCGGCGAGCAGTACGAGTTATCCTTCAAGATCTGGCAGTGCGGCGGACAAATGTACGATGCGCCGTGCTCCAGAGTCGGCCACATCTATCGCAAGTTCCCGCCGTTTCCCAATCCCGGCCGCGGCGACTTCCTGGGGAAGAATTACAAGAGGGTCGCCGAGGTGTGGATGGACGAGTACGCGGAGTACATCTACAAGAGACGGCCGCACCTGCGGACGTTGGATCCGGGCGATCTGTCGGAGCAGAAGACTTTGCGAGCGAGATTGCGCTGCAAATCGTTCAACTGGTTTATAAAGAACATAGCCTTTGACCTCATTGAGATTTATCCGCCCATCGAGCCGGACGACTTCGCCTACGGCGAGATCCGGAACATGGCCGCGACCGAGCTGTGCTTGGACTCCAAGAAGCGCAAGAGGGACGAGCTGATCGTGGTGGACACTTGCATGAAGGACGATCCGAAGGTGTCGGGTGAGCAGGAGTTTCGGCTGACCTGGCACAAAGACATCAGGCCGAAGGATCGCACTGATTGCCTGGATGTGTCCAGAGGCGAGGAGAAGGCACCGGTGAGCTTGTATCCTTGCCACGGTAAACAGGGCAATCAGCTGTGGCGTTACGACGTCGAGAAGCAGTGGCTGCAACACGGCTACTCGTCGAGGTGCTTGGACGTCGATCCGGGCGGCAAGAAAGTGTTCGTGACCGCGTGCAATAAATCGTCGCCCACTCAAAAGTGGCGGATAGAACAGGTTAACATGAAGGCCATTAATAATTGGGAGAACATAGGGCCCAAGTTTAAGTGA